A single region of the Streptococcus sanguinis genome encodes:
- a CDS encoding DUF6287 domain-containing protein: MIILIGGLLALLVLVTCNQKKEQATPASNNSKVSSTSSASSKKSERGTNSSELDGQADNQETSDTGSQQNSETESENSTKEASKGEKETASTSSLDMKAIASGDFSSMIGTWQDAKGNSYTFDESGIESDVAKLETGDYSGPDENGIYRAGIRWKNQTGAAFLIIPAGKSLPAGETVNGTDPTDNSQDRFIITQSVSEHPDVFYRVK, translated from the coding sequence ATCATCATCTTGATTGGAGGATTACTAGCCTTACTCGTGCTAGTAACCTGTAATCAAAAGAAAGAGCAGGCGACTCCTGCTTCCAACAATTCTAAAGTAAGTTCGACTAGCTCTGCATCTTCTAAAAAGTCTGAAAGAGGGACCAATTCGAGCGAACTTGATGGTCAAGCGGATAATCAGGAAACTTCTGATACAGGCTCTCAGCAGAATTCGGAAACAGAAAGTGAAAATTCTACCAAGGAAGCTAGCAAAGGAGAGAAAGAGACTGCATCGACTTCTAGTTTGGATATGAAGGCTATTGCTTCTGGGGATTTTTCCAGCATGATTGGTACTTGGCAGGATGCCAAAGGGAACAGTTATACATTTGATGAGTCAGGTATTGAGTCAGATGTTGCCAAGCTTGAGACAGGAGATTACTCTGGGCCAGATGAAAATGGGATTTACAGAGCAGGGATTCGTTGGAAAAACCAAACCGGTGCTGCCTTTCTTATAATTCCAGCAGGAAAGAGTCTACCAGCTGGGGAGACTGTCAATGGGACAGATCCAACTGATAACAGTCAAGATCGTTTCATCATCACCCAGAGCGTTTCCGAACATCCCGATGTTTTTTACCGCGTAAAATAA